Sequence from the Herbaspirillum sp. meg3 genome:
TGTTGATGCGTTCCCGGGTGGGGTTCTAAGACAAGTTGGTCGGCGACATCCCTGTCTTTAACCGCGTATCTCGCTGGCGTTGGCATCACGCTGCGGATGGGTGCTGTTATTCCGGCTCCGTCTTGACGTGGGTCAGATACCATGTCAGAGCCAGCTTAAGCCCTTCGCGAATGCGGTGAGTTGGCTCATAGCCCAGCATGGCCCTGGCTTTTGTGATGTCGGCCTGGGAATTTCGTATATCTCCGGCGCGAAATGCCTTGTATTGAGGCTGGTGGTCGTGCAGGCGCGGGAATTTTTCCACCAGTAGTGATCTGATGATTTCATGCAGCTGATTCAGGCTGGTGCGATCATTGAGCGCCACATTATAGATCTGGTTGGCAGCGCTCTTGTCTGCATTCGCCGCTAACAGATTTGCCTGTACGACGTTGTCGATAAAGCAGAAATCCCGGGTGGTTTCGCCGTCGCCATTGATCACTAACGGTGTATCCTGGATCATGGCAGCAAACCATTGCGGGATCACGGCTGCATAGGCACCCTTGGGATCTTGACGTGGTCCGAATACATTGAAATAGCGTAGCCCGATGGTTTCCATGCCATAAGTGCGGCCGAACACGTCAGCATACAGTTCATTGACATATTTAGTCACGGCATAAGGGGAAAGTGGAGCGCCAATCACGGACTCTACTTTGGGTAAGGCAGGGTGATCGCCATAGGTGGAGCTCGATGCAGCGTAGACGAAGCGTTTGACGGCAGCGTCACGCGCGGCGACCAGCATGTTTAAAAATCCCGTAATGTTGTTCTCGTTGGTCAACACTGGATTTTCGATCGAACGCGACACAGAACCTAGTGCGGCGTGATGTAGTACGTAATCGACTCCTATGCAGGCAGCTTTGCAATCCTCGGGCTTGCGGATGTCACCTTCAATAAATCGAAAATTGCGCCATGCGGCAGGACCGACAGCTTCCTGTACTAGCGTCAGATTAT
This genomic interval carries:
- a CDS encoding SDR family oxidoreductase, with product MKTYQEIKQHLADHQSCWLITGTAGFIGSNLLETLLNLGQKVVGLDNFSTGHRHNLTLVQEAVGPAAWRNFRFIEGDIRKPEDCKAACIGVDYVLHHAALGSVSRSIENPVLTNENNITGFLNMLVAARDAAVKRFVYAASSSTYGDHPALPKVESVIGAPLSPYAVTKYVNELYADVFGRTYGMETIGLRYFNVFGPRQDPKGAYAAVIPQWFAAMIQDTPLVINGDGETTRDFCFIDNVVQANLLAANADKSAANQIYNVALNDRTSLNQLHEIIRSLLVEKFPRLHDHQPQYKAFRAGDIRNSQADITKARAMLGYEPTHRIREGLKLALTWYLTHVKTEPE